CGTCCTTTAGAATCTCCATCTGCCCAGCCTTCCCTGAGCCATAGCTTTCTCCAGTAACGATGCTAAAACCAATGGCGGGCATTACTCTGGGAAGCCCCATTGgctctcctgcttcctgtcctgtgtgCTGTTCTAAGCACAGGCTGCTGCTTCTTCCTTGGCTACTACTCAGGAATGGTTTAGGCTGTTTGCCAGGTAGAAGCACCCCAGTACCAACCCATCTTGACTGCGGCTGACAGTATATAGCTGAACCAACAAGATTCCGGACTGGGGGTCTTGTCTTCTATCCTTGTTCTTCAATGACAGCTGATGTGAGGTGATCTAGGAAATCTTGAATGTTAAATAGAATGAAATCAGTTTCTATTTAATATCCTTTCACCCGATTACTTCACAGATATACAGTCTTGTCCCAAACTCTTCTTTATTCTGCGCCTCAGAAATCTCAGATTTTACCTTGTCTTACGACGTTTGCCTTCACATAATTACTAAACCAGTGGAAGTGGCTGAGTTAGTTGTCACAACCAGTGAGGCTTGGATATGTGGATACTGCAGTGGGCAGCTGTGCCAGGACCAAGAAGAATTTAGAAGTGGCCACCGGCCCTGTGCTCAGTGGGGCCATTAGCAGGAACCGTGATGCCTGGTGTGGTTTCTGACATACCATAACATAACATACATAAACAATTCCAATAGATTCTAAAATGTTTGAAACACAGCATATGCCCCACATACAGGCTCCGGGCTTACACCATGTGCACCTGCTCCATTACCACCTTCATACATGCACGTTCATTTATGTGCCAGGGCAACTCTGCCCATAGCTGCAGCCACATCCAAGAAACAACTTCACTCATGGACATGAAAGGTGGGTTCCCAGTCTTCACAGAGGGTACGACTACCATAGTCCTAAACACAAGAAACTGGACCAAAGGCAGATGACAGAAATGTGAGTAGAGAGACGGGCTCCCCAGCTGGAGGGGGTGTGGCTTCTCGAGGCAGCACCCCAGGACATGTCTAGAAGCAGCACCAGTTCTGAAGGGGAGCAAGGCCGCTGCCATCTTCAGTCAGGGTCTGAGTCGGGGTCTGAGGAGAGCTGTCCCTCCATAGTCTCACACATTGCATCTTGCAGAGAAGTGAGGTGACCCCTGGGACTCATCCCCATGGGTTGGATGACTCTATTCCTGCAGGGAAAGCACAGCGTAGTTGGGGAAGCGACCTAGTGTGCAGGTTGGGGGCTCTTGCTCATTTCTTGGCTGCACCTTGGACTAGGTTACCTATTAACTAGGCCCCGATCCTAACTCCCACCTAACTAGCCTTGGAATGTTAGACAGCCCTTCACATTCTTGCCCTTGTTTTTATCATCTAGAAACAGGGTTCAATGCTGACCGCACCCTCTTTTTGCCAGACCTCTAGAGCAAGTTATCTTAAATGTCTAACATGGCCTCTCTGGGATCCTCGTCTCTAAGCCAGTCTTCCTGGGCTCACAAAACAGAATCATTCCCACGTCTTCCTCATAACATACCTGGAGAGCTTGTCAAACATGTTCACTAGCTTCATGGCCTCatgttccttctgctcctccgTCATGCCTTCCATAGGATTAGGTGCCTTCTCCTCCACCCTTCCGGTCACAGGGTTGATGCTGCTTCCCAGGAACAGTGCATGGGCAACGGTTAGTGATGCTATAGGAGAAGTGGCGCCCGCTCGGTGGGCAGCTAGTCTCCATCTTTATGCTTAGGGCTGGGTTAGCAAGACCCCACCTTCTTGGTTTTGCTGGTGAGGGGACTTCAGAAGGGAGATCCCCCCTTCAAACACCAGCCTGACAGCCCTTGCCCAGGACCTTCTGGATCCCCACATAGCTCACTTGCTGGGCCTCAGTACACCCAGGACATAACTTGTCATCAGAACAGTTCCTGAATTCTGGTCTTATCTATTCCTTACCCTGTCCTATATACTACTGGTTCTGGttgtggagggggtggggaagggaatgggggaacCCAAGTATCCACTAGGGGTGCATACCTGGCCTTAGCTTCCCTGTactcctctgtgtctgtgtcctcaTCCTCTGAGTACTGGCCCTCGGGTCGGCCCCCGGCCATGAGGCCCCTGGCAGCCAGGAGGCCAGCAGCATTCCCGTAGCCTGTGTACTTGATGAATCGGGGCACTGAAGACCAGGGCAGAGGTCAATGTGTGAATAGCTGAGGCAGGGGAGGCCTGGGGCGTGGGCTCCCCCAACTCACCACTCTCCGAGCACAAGACAAAGAGGAACTCGGCAGCTACTCTCTTCACATCTGTATCCAGGTGGGTCATGAGGCGGACAAGCTTGTTTCGAAGCAGGTCCCCGACCTCAGGCCGAGTCCTCACATCCCTCAGAGGGGGCAGGACCTAGGGAGGCGGCTGTTTCTCAGTGTTGGCTTGGAGCAGCCAGGAGCCTACAAAAAGGACCCAGGCCAGAGTCCCCAGCTCCGCCTCGTTTTCCAAGTACCTGGGCCTTCAGGAACTTCCTGGCGGGACGGTGCAGGCGGGCACATTCTGTCAACACGTTCAGCACAGGTGCCACACACTCCTTCAGCCTGTGGATCTGTAGAAGGGCTTCTGTCACTGACATATGCTCCCCAGGTAAAATGGAGTTACATTGCACACTTCCCCAGATGGTTCTAACAACCTCTTAGAAAGAGGCCATGCTGCAGTAAGTTAGCTAAGGGTCAAAGATAGTGCTGGGTGTTGATTAGCTTAAAAAGGAATAGAAACattgaagccaggcatggtgtacAAGCCTGTTAacttcagcactggggaggcaggcaAATCACAAGTTCAAGCTCATCCTTGCCTGTACAGGGCCTATGAGACCCTTAAGAAGAGGAAGTGATGGAAACCAGATGCACTTCTCTGTGACTCGGGTAAAACCAACGGTGACAACTATGAACCAGGaccatgaacaaaacaaaaagcacttGAAAGTCGTCTGCACACCTGAGGCACACACTACCCTCaggaaacagcaaaaacaaataacagaTTTCCTATTCAAAGTGCCTCTCGGACAGCAGGGTACCTATCCCCTTCCCCGCCTTCCTGTTATCTCCCTGGAGCCTAAGGCCAGCAGCCACAGCAACAGGAGCAGGCGCCACATCTCCTCACCAAGCTCACGGGTGCTGAGCACCTTGTGTCCAGCAACATGGCTCCTCAGATCTAACGAATCCCAGTCTATGGCTTTCAGCTGTGGGGGCTCCACAAGGACAGGCTAGACTACCAGCTCTCTGGATGCCCGATGGACACCCATAGGAGTCTGATAACTTTTGGTTATGCCCCTTTACAATGCAGAGGGACAGCTGGGGGTGATGGTGGTGTCGgttcacatctttaattccagcactcagcgGGGCAGAGGctgacagatctctgtgaatctgaggccagcctggtctacagagtgagttccaggacagccagagttacacagagaaaccctgtaacaaacaaaatagaaaaaaaacaaaatagaaaaaaaaaatgcagagggTCAACTGATGTCACCTCTCGCTGCCCATGTATAGAAACATTGGGAGCCTGATGGTCACAAGCAGGAACCAAAGGCTTCTGAGAACCACTTAACAGAGCCACAGAGACCTCAAAGATAACTTTCACCTTAGTAGAACCTTGGGAGCTCACTTTTCTTTAGTAATCAGCAGCAGGAGGGCTCACACATACAGTGTATCTGCAAGCTTCTGAGAGGGCCTGACTGAGTGGCCACCATCTATCTGCACCACAGAGCCATCGGAGGAATTGCCCATGATATACCATCAAGATGAGCTCTACTTCCCAGTAACAATGGTACAGAAACAGTCGCCACAACTGGTGCCCATGCCCCTGGGTATCCACATAGCAGGGTCCCCTCCTACCTGGTGCAGACGCTTCTCTAGGAAGGCGAGGAGGGCACTGATCACGTCCATATTAACTCCCATAAACTCTAAGGATCCTTCGTGTAGCTCCAGGGCGAGAAGAACATCCAAACATTTGAGGGGCAAGTTCCCCAGGAGATTCACTGTGTGgctggggacagacagacagaggcctTGACACAGTAACTATATTTAGATACAATCCCTGGCCCTTCTCCTGGGGTACACATGGTATGTGGGCCTGAAGGATGGCACTGAAGACTATAAGCACGGGTAGGTGGTACCCCAACTTAAGTTTGGTGGGGAGACTGTAGACTCCATCTGTGCCATTCTGTCTGAGCTGAGATGCCAAGCAATCTCTGTAATCTGAGATGAGCTGAAGTATCAGCAAGCGACCATACTTACAACGCCATGACCACCACTGCCTCCACCTGAAGCCTTGTCTTTACATTCATAGCTCTTCTCTTAGTCATTCCTGAGTTCCCTAGGTGCTCCGGAAACACACTGGTGTCCCATTCCCCTGATGAAATTGTATTCAAAGGTGGGGCCTGGGCTCCCAGATGCTTCTGATTCACAGCTAGGGTTAAGGACCTCTGTCCCCATACCTAGGCACTCTTGACATCCCCAACACAGTAAGCCCTGCCCCTTACCCATGGAACTCCTCTGTGCGGTCTCCAGCAGCACCGATCATCACACAGTGCCGCAGAAGGGTCCCCAGGTACCGGTAAAGGGCAGCATCTTCCTAACCAAAGAGAGAAAGGGGCTCCTGTGAGAATGAGCCTCTGTTCTTACGGCCCAAGGCCAACATGGAGCTGATCCCTAGGCTCTGTCCACAGAACATGTGGTGCTTTTTGGCCACCTGAAGAATTGTGGAGAATACCCACACCCAACCCCATGCACAACACAGCTCCGAAACCTTCCTTGAGTTCCCATCTGGACTGCCACATCTGACACCCTGCAACTTGAGGTTCAAAGGGAAGCAAAATGTCCCAGCTGAGTCCCAGC
This portion of the Apodemus sylvaticus chromosome 1, mApoSyl1.1, whole genome shotgun sequence genome encodes:
- the Ric8a gene encoding synembryn-A isoform X1 is translated as MEPRAVADALETGEEDAVTEALQSFNREHSQSFTFDDAQQEDRKRLAKLLVSVLEQGLSPKHRVTWLQTIRILSRDRSCLDLFASRQSLHALACYADIADSEAPLLQSPDMDVLLESLKCLCNLVLSSPTAQMLAAEARLVVRLADRVGLYRKRSYPHEVQFFDLRLLFLLTALRTDVRQQLFQELHGVRLLTDALELTLGVAPKENPPATLPAQETERAMEILKVLFNITFDSVKSEVDEEDAALYRYLGTLLRHCVMIGAAGDRTEEFHGHTVNLLGNLPLKCLDVLLALELHEGSLEFMGVNMDVISALLAFLEKRLHQIHRLKECVAPVLNVLTECARLHRPARKFLKAQVLPPLRDVRTRPEVGDLLRNKLVRLMTHLDTDVKRVAAEFLFVLCSESVPRFIKYTGYGNAAGLLAARGLMAGGRPEGQYSEDEDTDTEEYREAKASSINPVTGRVEEKAPNPMEGMTEEQKEHEAMKLVNMFDKLSRNRVIQPMGMSPRGHLTSLQDAMCETMEGQLSSDPDSDPD
- the Ric8a gene encoding synembryn-A isoform X2 produces the protein MEPRAVADALETGEEDAVTEALQSFNREHSQSFTFDDAQQEDRKRLAKLLVSVLEQGLSPKHRVTWLQTIRILSRDRSCLDLFASRQSLHALACYADIADSEAPLLQSPDMDVLLESLKCLCNLVLSSPTAQMLAAEARLVVRLADRVGLYRKRSYPHEVQFFDLRLLFLLTALRTDVRQQLFQELHGVRLLTDALELTLGVAPKENPPATLPAQETERAMEILKVLFNITFDSVKSEVDEEDAALYRYLGTLLRHCVMIGAAGDRTEEFHGHTVNLLGNLPLKCLDVLLALELHEGSLEFMGVNMDVISALLAFLEKRLHQIHRLKECVAPVLNVLTECARLHRPARKFLKAQVLPPLRDVRTRPEVGDLLRNKLVRLMTHLDTDVKRVAAEFLFVLCSESVPRFIKYTGYGNAAGLLAARGLMAGGRPEGQYSEDEDTDTEEYREAKASINPVTGRVEEKAPNPMEGMTEEQKEHEAMKLVNMFDKLSRNRVIQPMGMSPRGHLTSLQDAMCETMEGQLSSDPDSDPD